GGGCAGTGTCGAGGCAGAGAACAGCGTGCTGGTTTCCTCGGAGATCGATGGCAAAATCATCTACCTGGTGCCCGAGGGTCGGACGGTCTCCCCGGGTGAGCTACTGGTCCAGTTCGACGACACACCCCTGCGCGAGGCGGTCAGGACTGCCACGCTGGAGTATAACAATGCGCTGGCGCAGGTGGAAAAAGCTAAGCTGGAACTCGAGATCCAGAAAGAGTCCAATCGCACCGAGGTGGAGCAGCAGGAGGCCCAACTGAACTTCGACCGCGCCGAGCTGGAACGGGCTCAGGCGCAGCTGGAGAAGAAGAAGCGCCTTGCCTCGGACCGCCTGATCCCGCAGTCGGAGGTGGAGGTAGCCGAGATTGACGTCCGCAGCAAGCAGTTCAACGTCACCAAGCAGGAGAAGGCGCTTGCCCTGAAGCGCAAGGAGGTGGAGAGCCGGGAGAGTCAGAAGCAGGCGGACGTCCGCAACGTGGAGTTCTCCGCTCAGATGGCCCGGATGCGCCTGCGGGAGGCCGAGGGACGTTTGAAAAAGAGCCGCCTCCTTGCTCCGAAGGGGGGCCTTGTGGTCATCCAGAAGACCTGGACCCCGGACGGAAGGCGCAAGTTCAAGGAAGGTGACTCGGTCTATCCGCGCCAGGAGATCCTGCAACTGCCAGATCTCTCCAGCATGCTGGTGAAGGCTCAGGTGGAAGAGGCGGACATTGCGCGGGTGAAGGTGGGGCAGAGTGTGCGTCTCACCCTGGACGCCCTGCCCGGCAAGACCTATACCGGAGTGGTGCGCGAGATCTCCAGTCTGGCCACGGAGGCGTCACCCTGGGAGACATCCGGCACGCCCGGCCGCAAGAACTTCGAGGTGACCATCAAGATCAACACTTCGGGAATCTCCCCCATCCGGCCGGGAATGACCGCCAACGTGGAGATCATCTCAGACCGCGTGACGGACACGGTGTATGTTCCCATCGAGGCTGTTTTCGAGAAGGAGGGGAAGAGACTGGTCTACGTGAAGCGGGGAGCTTCTTTCGTGGCAAGGGAGGTGGAGACGGGAAAGCGGAACGAGACGTTCGTGTCCATCCGCAAAGGTCTGAGGGGGGGCGAGGTGGTGGCGCTGAAGGATCCGACGCGTCAGCAGCCCACTCCCCGGCAGGACGAGAAGCCGGCGGCGCTTCCCGTGCCCACTCCTGCGAAGGCAAAAAGCTGAAGACGTGAGCGTCTGGCAGTCAATTCTCAGCGGGTTGCAGGAGCTGCTGGCGCACAAGCTGCGCTCGTTTCTCACCATGCTGGGCGTCATCTTCGGAGTGGCGGCCGTCATCGCGATGGTCTCCATCGGCGAGGGAGCGCGCAGGGAAGCGATGGAGCAGCTCAGGCTTCTGGGGGTGGACGTGGTACGCGTGATGCGAAAGCCGCTGGCCGGAGCGGCCCTGGAGAAGGCGCAGGAGAAGTCCCCCCACGGGCTGAACTACGGCGACGCGCTGGCCGCGCGTCAGATTCTGAAATACGCCACGCGCGTGGTGGCGGTGAGGCAGGTGCAGGCTGAGCTGGGAGTGGAAGGCGCACCCGTCTCTGTCCGGGTTCTGGGAGCCTCCCCGGGGCTGCCTGAAGTCACGCGCAGCGAGATCGCCCGGGGACGATTCCTGACGGATGAGGACGAGCAAAAAGCGGCGCGCGTCTGCGTGCTGGGATCGGGAATCCGGCGCAGACTTTTCGGTTTCGAGGACCCCATTGGAAAGACCATCAAGCTCTCCGGCATCCCGTTCACGGTGGTGGGAGCGATCGCCGAGAAGGTCATTCCAGCAAAGACCGTGGTCGAGATTCCTGATCAAAACTTTGACATCTATATACCTATCACGGTCTCCATCCGCACCTTCCTGATGTACTCGGAGCAGCCCGTCCCCTCCAACGTGCGCGCGGTTGTCCAGACGCTGAGGGCTATGACCGCAAAACAGGCTCTGGAGGTCAGTCCGGTAAGCGCCATCATCATCCAGTCTGGCTCGGAGGCAGCCGCGCCGGAGACCGCCCAGATCCTGGACCGGATGCTGAAGCGCAGGCATCGAGGGGTGGACGACTACACCATAGAAGTGCCTGCGGAGCTCATTCGGCAGAGCCAGGAGACGCAGCGGGTGTTCAACATCGTGATGGGGGCGATCGCGGGCATCTCTCTGGTGGTGGGCGGCATCGGCATCATGAACATCATGCTGGCCACCGTCACGCAACGCACGCGGGAGATCGGCATCCGCCGGTGCGTGGGAGCCACACGAGGCGACGTGCTCCGTCAGTTCCTGCTGGAGGCGCTGGTCATCACAGTGCTGGGCGGGTTGATTGGGGTAGCGCTCGGGGTGGGAGGGGCCACCGCAATCTCGCAATACGCGGGATGGACCACGGTGGTCAGTGTGCAGGCTATCCTGCTGAGCCTGTTCGTGGCGAGCGCCGTGGGGGTGATCTTCGGGCTGTATCCGGCCGTGCGTGCAGCCTACGTGGATCCCATCACGGCCCTGCGCTATGAGTAAGGGAGGACGCCGCGCGGTGGGCGGCATCCTGCTTGCTGCGGTGCTGGCGGGCGCGTTCGTCTGGTTCCTCTATGCTTTTCAGGAAGCGCTGATCTACCACCCTCTTCCCAGCCGCATCGCCGTCCGGGACGAGCTACCGGCAGGAGTGGAGGCCCTTCAATACACCATCGAGGGACCGCGCGGGGAAAGACTGCGGCAGGAGTCCTATCTGGCCCTGCCCGCCGGCAGCGCCGGCAGCAAGGGCATCCGGGTGGCCGTGCTGTTCCACGGGAACGCCTCCTCGGCGCTGGACTGGCCGGATGCGGCAGGTTACCTGCGCGAACGGGGCTTTCATCTGCTGATGGTGGAGTATCCGGGCTACGGCCGCTGCCAGGGAAACCCGTCTCCCGAAAGCATCGCGCTCGCTTCGCAGGAGGCCTTCCGGGCTCTGGCAAAGCGACTGGAAGTACCGGAGCAGGAGTTGGAGCGCCGGACGGTGGCGATAGGGCACTCGCTGGGAAGCGCGGCGGCGCTCTTGTTCGCCTCGGATCGGAATCTGCAGCAAGTCATCCTGCTTGCGCCCTTCACCTCTTCGATGGATCTCGCCCGGAGGCGCGTGGGATGGCCGCTGTGTCTTCTGCTGCGGCACCGCTACGACAACCGCTCATTGCTAGCCAAGATCGTGGACCGGCAGACTCCTCCGAAAGTGCTGATCGTCCACGGGGCGAGGGATGACATCATACCACCGCAAATGTCCCGGCGTCTGGAGGATATCTCGCCGAACATCCGCCGCGAAGAGCTGCGGGAGACGGACCATGTGACGGTGGTGGATGCGTCCCGAGACGCAATTCTGCGCGCCCTCAGCGCCACAGAATAAGGGAGGCGGATGATTCTGCATCATCCGCCTCCCGGTGGTCAGGGCTTCTCAGGCAAGACTTTCAGTTACGTGCGAGCGTGGGCGGTAACCCCCCAGCGCTCCTGAATTCCCTTCAGACCTATCGCCTGATACAGACCGGCCAGTCCGACCAACACATAGACCGCGCGGGAAGCGATACTCATCTCCCCGAACAACGCGGCAACCACATCGAGGCCAAACAGCCCCACCAGACCCCAGTTAAGTCCTCCGACAACCAGAAGGACTGCAGCGATTATGTCAACGGTCTTCATCAGTTCCCGATCCTTCTCATCAAAGGGCAGGATGCTATCCTGCTCACTGCTAGAAACACTCGAGAGACAGAATCAGTTCCCATTCCCATTCCAGCAATCGAGCGTCGATAATGCATCCGCACAAAAAGGGCCCGCTGCATCCGCAGCGGGCCCCGAAGCGAGAAGATACAGCCTGCGGACCGACCTACGGCGTGCGCGGCCACCTCTCGTAGATCACGCGCCGGTTGTTGAAACCGGCCGCCCCGGTCACCGTCACGAACTGGCCGGGCTGGAGATCCGGCATCTCAGGCGTGGACACCAGGATACCCTCCTGATCCGAGCCATCCGTAATTTCGTACGTGAACGTGGTGATGGATCCCGGCTTCACTCTTCCATATGCTCGGACCAGCAGCCCGTTCATCATCGGCGACTTCAGGTCGCGGTTGTTCGCGGCCAGCGGGACGGGCGATGCCGTGCCCACCACGGAGATCTGGTCCACCAGAATGCGCCGTTCACCTCCGGAGGTTGTGCTCATCAGACCGGAGACGTTGACCAGGCTGTCCCTGGGGATGGCACTCAGGTTGCCATCTATGCGCAGCCCGGACGAGCGGTCCAGCTCCTGCACGTATCCGATGGATCCCTGCTTGAAGTGCAGCACCTTGCCCCGGACATCCACGCGAGTCCCATCGGGAAGCTGCGCGATCTCTGACAGGTGCAGCTCCACCCCGTCGGAATCGAACATCGTCTGGTAGCCATCCACGATATACATCTTGCCGGCCGCGACATTCGTGTCGGCTGTATCGTAGACTGCCACCTCATCCACCTTGATGTAGCGGGTGGAAGGAGCCTTGACGAACTGAACGGAAACATAGCGGCCGCGCGTTCCTTGCGCCAGCGGGATCTCTATGATCCCCGGGCCCTGAACACTGCCGTCGTTTGTCCACTCCCCCGCCAACTCAAAGCCGTCGCCCGCGAACGTCTCGAATTCGAAACGGTCACCTGCCACATACGGCTTCGAGACTGCCGGAATGGTGAACTGCACCACTCCATTGTCTGACACAAACGGAACACCCACGGTCGCGATCCCCTGGGGTCCGGAGACGGACGCCGTCACCTGGAACTCCGTGGGAGAGACCGCCGTCGCCGTCCACTGCTCGTGGACTAGCGAGGAGGACCCTGTATTCACCGTCACCGCGAAGGGAGTCGCGCCAGCCTGACCGATGTGCCGGGCAGCCACGAGCGGAGGCCGGCAGGATGGGTCCGTTGCAGTCCGCGATGTGTAAACGCGAACGGCCGCCACCTTAGAGCGGTCATAGACTCCCACTGTGGCGCGGGTCAGATCGAACATACCGTCCTGGGGGATGCGGTTGCCGGCGGCGTCATAGGTGGCCAGATCCAGCAACACGCCCTTATTCTTCGCAGCGGAAGCAGTGATCCAGTAGACCGGTTTGGGCAGCCCGGTGCCGTAGTAGAATATCCCGGAGTGCTCGCGCCAGATACTGTCCTCACCCTGCCCCACTGGCGCCTCGTCCACGGCCGGATACCACTGGACCGCCCGTGGATAGCCCAGCCTGCGTGCCCAGAGGAACTGGCGCATGCCGTATTCCGCCTGCTTCCAGTCGTTCAGACCGCCACCAGCGGCGGCAACGGCGCTGGTGGTTCCCAGCTCGCCAAAGAAAACCATCTTGTCTTCGTCACCAGCCGCGATCATCGCCGCCCGCCCGATGCCGTTCGAGCTCCCGAGCCCCCAGTTGTACGAGTCCGGCGGCAGGTTGCGGAAGTTATAGGGGTGCCAC
The sequence above is drawn from the Armatimonadota bacterium genome and encodes:
- a CDS encoding multidrug ABC transporter substrate-binding protein, yielding MSVWQSILSGLQELLAHKLRSFLTMLGVIFGVAAVIAMVSIGEGARREAMEQLRLLGVDVVRVMRKPLAGAALEKAQEKSPHGLNYGDALAARQILKYATRVVAVRQVQAELGVEGAPVSVRVLGASPGLPEVTRSEIARGRFLTDEDEQKAARVCVLGSGIRRRLFGFEDPIGKTIKLSGIPFTVVGAIAEKVIPAKTVVEIPDQNFDIYIPITVSIRTFLMYSEQPVPSNVRAVVQTLRAMTAKQALEVSPVSAIIIQSGSEAAAPETAQILDRMLKRRHRGVDDYTIEVPAELIRQSQETQRVFNIVMGAIAGISLVVGGIGIMNIMLATVTQRTREIGIRRCVGATRGDVLRQFLLEALVITVLGGLIGVALGVGGATAISQYAGWTTVVSVQAILLSLFVASAVGVIFGLYPAVRAAYVDPITALRYE